One window of the Colletotrichum destructivum chromosome 4, complete sequence genome contains the following:
- a CDS encoding Putative Phosphoribosyltransferase domain, phosphoribosyl pyrophosphate synthetase: MGDMTNDIKLLKGSSHGELSEKVAQRLGIPLAKTMSLNYSNQETSVRDEDVFIVQSSEPGNINDGLMELLIMIHACRTASARRITAVIPCFPYARQDKKDKSRAPISAKLVANMLQVSGCNHVITMDLHASQIQGFFNIPVDNLYAEPSVLQWIRSNMNVEDCVIVSPDAGGAKRATGIADRLETGFALIHKERPRPNVVGRMILVGDVTDKIAILVDDMADTCGTLAKAAETLETGGAREVIAIVTHGVLSGNAVETLNKSCLSRIVVTNTVPLGDKIERCPKLRVIDISQVLGEAIRRTHNGESVSYLFNHVPV, encoded by the exons ATGGGGGATATGACGAACGACATCAAGCTCCTCAAAGGCAGCAGCCATGGGGAATTGTCCGAGAAGGTCGCGCAGCG ACTGGGCATTCCCCTTGCGAAGACTATGAG CCTGAACTACTCGAACCAGGAAACCAG CGTCCGTGACGAAGATGTTTTTATTGTGCAATCCAGCGAGCCCGGCAACATCAACGACGGTCTCATGGAGCTTCTCATCATGATCCACGCTTGCAGAACCGCTTCCGCCCGCCGCATTACCGCTGTCATCC CTTGTTTCCCCTACGCTAGACaagacaagaaggacaaaAGCCGTGCTCCGATCAGCGCGAAGCTTGTCGCGAATATGCTGCAGGTCTCCGGTTGC AACCACGTCATCACGATGGACCTCCACGCCTCACAGATCCAGGGCTTCTTCAACATCCCCGTCGACAACCTCTACGCCGAGCCGAGTGTCCTGCAGTGGATTCGATCCAACATGAATGTCGAGGACTGTGTCATCGTCAGTCCCGACGCGGGCGGTGCCAAGCGTGCCACCGGTATTGCCGATCGCCTCGAGACCGGCTTCGCGCTTATTCACAAGGAGCGCCCGCGGCCCAACGTTGTCGGCCGCATGATTCTTGTTGGTGACGTTACGGACAAGATTGCCATTCTTGTTGACGACATGGCTGACACCTGTGGCACCCTCGCTAA GGCCGCTGAGACTCTTGAGACCGGTGGTGCTCGTGAAG tcatcgccatcgtcacccaCGGCGTGCTGAGCGGCAATGCAGTCGAGACCCTGAATAAGAGCTGCCTGTCTCGCATCGTTGTCACTAATACGGTGCCCCTTGGCGACAAGATCGAGCGCTGCCCTAAGCTGCGCGTCATTGACATCAGCCAGGTCCTGGGCGAAGCCATTCGGCGCACTCACAATGGTGAGAGTGTTAGCTACCTCTTCAACCACGTGCCCGTCTAG
- a CDS encoding Putative small ribosomal subunit protein eS6, which yields MKLNISYPANGSQKLIDIEDERKLRVFMEKRMGAEVPGDSVGDEFKGYIFRITGGNDKQGFPMKQGVMHPTRVRLLLSEGHSCYRPRRTGERKRKSVRGCIVGMDLSVLALSIVKQGDNDIPGLTDVVHPKRLGPKRATKIRKFFGLTKDDDVRKYVIRREVQPKGEGKKPYTKAPKIQRLVTPQRLQHKRHRIALKRRQAEKVKDEANEYAQILAKRVAERKSEKAELRKRRASSMRK from the exons ATGAAG TTGAACATCTCCTACCCTGCCAATGGCAGCCAGAAGCTCATCGACATTGAGGATGAGCGCAAGCTCCGTGTCTTCATGGAGAAGCGC ATGGGCGCTGAGGTCCCCGGTGActccgtcggcgacgagttCAAGGGCTACATCTTCCGCATcaccggcggcaacgacaagCAGGGTTTCCCCATGAAGCAGGGTGTCATGCACCCTACCCGTGtccgtctccttctctccgAGGGACACTCCTGCTACCGCCCCCGCCGCACCGGCGAGCGCAAGCGCAAGTCCGTCCGTGGCTGCATCGTCGGCATGGACCTCTCcgtcctcgctctctccATCGTCAAGCAGGGTGACAACGACATCCCCGGCCTTACCGACGTCGTTCACCCCAAGCGCCTCGGCCCCAAGCGCGCCACCAAGATCCGCAAGTTCTTCGGCCTCACCAAGGATGACGAT GTCCGCAAGTACGTCATTCGCCGCGAGGTCCAGCCCAAgggcgagggcaagaagcCTTACACCAAGGCCCCCAAGATCCAGAGACTCGTCACTCCCCAGCGTCTCCAGCACAAGCGCCACCGCATCGCTCTCAAGCGCcgccaggccgagaaggtcaaggacgaggcc AACGAATACGCCCAGATCCTCGCCAAGCGTGTTGCCGAGCGCAAgtccgagaaggccgagctCCGCAAGCGCCGCGCCTCTTCCATGCGCAAGTAA
- a CDS encoding Putative chromosome transmission fidelity protein yields the protein MSSVKIHPPMKGPSAADGPLPPLITTPSGLALLEMQGTINLPHFNPDEDSDKSAPEVPIGKVVFPDYHPETQEEGSTAWMKRVFLYVGQHQRLHGEVKKLPKAIAIIRRRGEAKTGEGGEVEEELEIAEIVKYKIMFGNRPEPVTTETIS from the coding sequence ATGTCATCGGTCAAGATCCACCCTCCCATGAAGGGCCCCTCAGCCGCAGACGGCCCGCTGCCTCCACTCATTACAACTCCTTCTGGGCTCGCACTGCTTGAGATGCAGGGGACCATCAACCTGCCACACTTCAACCCCGACGAAGATAGTGACAAATCCGCGCCGGAGGTTCCCATTGGAAAGGTCGTCTTCCCCGATTACCACCCAGAaacccaagaagaaggcagcaCGGCGTGGATGAAGCGCGTCTTCCTTTATGTCGGTCAGCACCAGAGGCTCCACGGTGAGGTCAAGAAGCTTCCCAAGGCCATCGCTATCATCCGGCGCAGGGGAGAGGCGAAAaccggcgagggcggcgaggtcgaggaggaactCGAGATCGCCGAGATCGTCAAATACAAGATCATGTTCGGAAACCGACCGGAGCCTGTGACCACGGAGACCATCTCGTAG
- a CDS encoding Putative diphthamide synthesis DPH1/DPH2, with the protein MEEDRAQTDLGIAADIEASHREAEAAAKPVMKQPKKRFVGRRTAAEAAAKNGGSNGSIEDSSSIQVAQPRRGPRLLNQVPPEILNDPALKSAISILPSNYSFEIPKTIHRIRSSGAKKVALQMPEGLLLFATTISDILTEFCPGIETLIMGDVTYGACCIDDYTARAMGCDLLVHYAHSCLIPVDVTKIKTLYVFVDISIDTSHLLASLERNFASGKTIAIVGTIQFNATIHGVRGTLEKAGFKVLVPQIAPLSKGEILGCTSPRLTDDDRVDMILYLGDGRFHLESIMIHNPSVPAYRYDPYSRKLTRETYGHDEMQDLRRTAIRTAKTARKWGLILGSLGRQGNPHTMGLIEKRLRERGIPWVNLLLSEIFPGKLAMMSDVECWVQVACPRLSIDWGYAFPRPLLTPYEALVALEVKDDWGKGVYPMDYYGKDGLGRTKPAQLEAQV; encoded by the exons ATGGAGGAGGATCGGGCGCAAACCGACTtgggcatcgccgccgacatcgaggCGTCTCATCGTgaagcggaggcggcggccaagcCCGTAATGAAGCAACCGAAGAAACGGTTTGTCGGCAGAAGGaccgcggccgaggctgcgGCGAAGAACGGAGGCTCTAATGGATCTATCGAGGACAGCAGCTCCATTCAAG TTGCGCAACCACGGAGAGGCCCGCGCCTCCTGAACCAAGTGCCCCCCGAGATCCTCAACGACCCGGCGCTCAAGTCCGCAATTTCCATTCTCCCTTCCAATTACAGCTTTGAGATACCCAAGACGATCCATCGCATCCGCTCCTCCGGCGCCAAGAAGGTCGCCCTCCAAATGCCCGAgggcctccttctcttcgCCACCACAATCTCCGATATCCTCACCGAGTTCTGTCCGGGCATCGAGACCCTCATCATGGGCGACGTCACCTACGGCGCCTGCTGCATCGACGACTACACCGCCCGCGCCATGGGCTGCGACCTTCTCGTGCACTACGCCCATAGCTGTCTCATACCTGTCGACGTGACCAAGATCAAGACGCTCTACGTCTTCGTCGACATCAGTATCGACACATCGCACCTGCTCGCCTCCCTGGAGCGCAACTTCGCCTCAGGAAAgaccatcgccatcgtcggcaccaTCCAGTTTAACGCCACGATCCACGGCGTGCGCGGCAcgctcgagaaggccggctTCAAGGTCCTCGTGCCGCAGATCGCGCCGCTGAGCAAGGGCGAGATCCTCGGCTGCACGAGCCCGCGGCtgacggacgacgacagggTCGACATGATCCTgtacctcggcgacggccgctTCCACCTCGAGAGCATCATGATCCACAACCCAAGCGTGCCGGCGTACCGCTACGACCCGTACTCGCGTAAGCTGACGCGCGAGACATACGGCCACGACGAGATGCAGGACCTGCGTCGGACGGCGATCCggacggccaagacggcgcgCAAGTGGGGGCTGATCCTCGGCTCGTTGGGTCGCCAGGGGAACCCGCACACGATGGGGCTCATCGAGAAGCGGCTTCGGGAGCGCGGCATCCCGTGGGTGAACCTGCTGCTGAGCGAGATCTTCCCTGGGAAGCTGGCCATGATGAGCGACGTGGAGTGCTGGGTGCAGGTCGCGTGCCCGCGGTTGAGCATCGACTGGGGGTACGCGTTCCCGCGGCCGCTGCTGACGCCGTACGAGGCACTGGTGGCGCTCGAGGTAAAGGATGACTGGGGCAAGGGGGTGTATCCTATGGATTACTATGGGAAGGATGGCCTTGGGCGGACGAAGCCTGCGCAGCTGGAGGCACAAGTTTGA
- a CDS encoding Putative glycoside hydrolase family 10 domain, glycoside hydrolase superfamily — MHIQSFTVPLLAACLPIASAQLDHYAKKAGLLYFGAATDTPGQRERAGLEAAYEQYDAILDDTNEFGQTTPTNGQKWLFTEPEPGVFNFTEGDIVTSIAEENGQLLRCHALVWHSQLAPWVETTEWTPEELTKVIIRHIHEVAGHYKGKCYAWDVVNEALNEDGTYRESVFYNVLGEEYLKLAFRTAAEVDPTAKLYYNDYNLESVGPKSEGAKRIVKLLQDDGIKVDGVGMQAHLVAHRAPTLDQQIAVIRSYAELGVEVALTELDVRIELPVNETNLEWQREAYKNSVGACVQVSACVGVTIWDFYDPFSWVPYVFDGEGAALLWFDDFSKHPAYEGVLEALKNKTAAPCRRRRSLNSGKSKRLF, encoded by the exons ATGCATATACAGTCTTTCACCGTGCCTCTGCTGGCGGCGTGTCTGCCCATCGCCTCCGCTCAGCTCGACCACTATGCGAAGAAGGCTGGTCTGTTGTACTTTGGTGCTGCGACCGACACCCCTGGACAACGTGAGCGTGCCGGTCTAGAGGCGGCCTACGAGCAGTACGATGCCATTCTCGACGACACGAACGAGTTCGGTcagacgacgccgaccaACGGTCAGAAG TGGCTGTTCACCGAGCCTGAGCCCGGCGTCTTCAACTTTACTGAGGGCGACATCGTCAcctccatcgccgaggagaacggCCAGCTCCTCCGCTGCCACGCTCTCGTCTGGCACAGCCAGCTCGCCCCCTGGGTCGAGACGACGGAGTGGACGCCCGAGGAGCTGACCAAGGTGATTATCCGCCACATTCACGAGGTGGCTGGACACTACAAGGGCAAGTGCTATGCCTGGGACGTCGTCAATGAGGCCCTCAACGAAGACGGTACCTACCGCGAGTCCGTTTTCTACAACGTGCTCGGCGAAGAGTACCTCAAGCTGGCCTTCCGCACGGCAGCCGAGGTCGACCCCACGGCGAAGCTGTACTACAACGACTACAACCTCGAGTCCGTCGGTCCCAAGAGCGAGGGCGCCAAGCGTATCGTTAAGCTGCTCCAGGATGACGGTATCAAGGTCGACGGTGTCGGCATGCAGGCCCATCTCGTCGCACATCGCGCGCCTACCCTGGACCAGCAGATCGCTGTCATCCGCTCGTATGCCGAGCTTGGCGTTGAGGTGGCCCTAACAGAACTGGACGTTCGCATCGAGCTCCCGGTCAACGAGACGAACCTCGAGTGGCAGAGGGAAGCTTACAAGAAC TCTGTCGGCGCCTGCGTCCAGGTCTCTGCCTGCGTTGGTGTCACCATCTGGGACTTCTACGACCCCTTCAGCTGGGTCCCCTATGTCTTTGACGGGGAGGGTGCCGCCCTTCTCTGGTTCGACGACTTCAGCAAGCACCCAGCCTACGAGGGCGTTCTTGAGGCGCTGAAGAACAAGACTGCTGCGCCGTGCAGGAGAAGACGGTCTCTGAACTCTGGTAAAAGCAAGAGGCTCTTCTGA
- a CDS encoding Putative aldose 1-/Glucose-6-phosphate 1-epimerase, galactose mutarotase-like domain superfamily, producing MCKTLRSSRIRGGAPLGYKLLHRPIVPSHRCSCPSLHHSCLFWPALLCASVFCYFVWSTTLAMRFSLLPAAVGALLLPASMAQFVGGPDGNTTTAPAASPDKDGKYWISSNHIKAAFIPYGASISDLIIQDQYGIPRDIVAGFDNASYYSIDRQHPHFGGVPGRYANRIKNGTFEIDGETYKVDLNDNNGLNTLHGGSDGWDYRNFTVVSHTNNSITFSFTDPDGKEGFPGEVVALITYTIVDWNWEIKMIATATTKKTPIMLSSHTYWNLDGFANNETSTALNHTLHMPYNGQRVAVDNILIPTGEILPNPKGSVNDFWSAPKQIGADFSKPELENNCGLNCTGYDNCWIVNRDDLGPYNWRTEGYIARLQSAWSGIQVDVYSDQDAFQMYSCSQQNGSVALKKSQGLFDNADHPRIIPKYGCVVLEVQDWIDGINNPAWGRGKKQIFEPGGDPYVLQASYRFSINSTSSDV from the exons ATGTGCAAGACTCTCCGCTCCTCCCGCATAAGGGGAGGAGCGCCTTTGGGATATAAGCTCCTGCATCGCCCCATCGTTCCCTCACACAGATGCTCCTGTCCGTCTCTCCATCATAGTTGTCTGTTTTGGCCTGCGCTGCTTTGCGCTTCAGTTTTCTGTTACTTCGTCTGGTCCACTACCCTCGCGATGCGCTTCTCACTACTCCCCGCCGCTGTCGGggctctcctcctcccggccTCCATGGCCCAGTTTGTGGGCGGACCTGACGGAAACACAACAACCGCTCCCGCCGCGAGCcccgacaaggacggcaaaTACTGGATCTCCAGCAATCATATTAAAGCCGCCTTCATTCCCTACGGCGCTTCCATCTCGGATCTAATCATTCAAGATCAGTACGGTATCCCCCGtgacatcgtcgccggcttcgacaacgccagcTATTACAGCATTGACCGTCAGCACCCTCACTTCGGCGGTGTGCCGGGCCGCTATGCAAACCGCATCAAGAACGGCACCTTTGAGATTGACGGCGAGACATACAAGGTTGACCTCAACGACAACAATGGCCTCAACACGCTCCACGGCGGCTCTGACGGCTGGGACTACCGCAACTTTACCGTTGTGTCACacaccaacaacagcatCACTTTCTCCTTCACCGACCCAGACGGAAAGGAGGGCTTCCCCGGTGAAGTTGTGGCGCTCATCACCTACACTATTGTCGACTGGAACTGGGAGATCAAGATGATTGCTACCGCGACCACCAAGAAGACGCCCATCATGCTGAGCAGTCACACGTACTGGAACCTCGACGGCTTTGCCAACAATGAGACCAGCACGGCTCTTAACCACACTCTGCACATGCCCTACAACGGCCAGAGAGTGGCCGTTGACAACATCCTGATCCCCACCGGCGAAATCCTTCCTAACCCCAAGGGCTCCGTGAACGACTTCTGGAGTGCCCCGAAACAGATCGGCGCCGACTTCTCTAAGCCCGAGCTTGAGAATAACTGTGGCCTAAACTGCACTGGCTATG ATAACTGCTGGATTGTGAACCGCGACGACCTTGGCCCCTACAACTGGCGCACTGAAGGATACATCGCCCGACTGCAGTCTGCCTGGTCTGGCATCCAGGTCGACGTTTATTCCGACCAAGATGCATTTCAAATGTACAGCTGCAGCCAGCAGAATGGCTCTGTAGCTCTCAAGAAGTCGCAAGGCCtcttcgacaacgccgacCACCCCCGCATCATCCCCAAGTACGGCTGCGTCGTCCTTGAAGTCCAGGACTGGATCGATGGAATCAATAACCCCGCATGGGGCCGTGGCAAGAAGCAGATTTTCGAGCCCGGCGGTGACCCGTACGTTCTTCAGGCCAGCTACCGCTTCAGCATCAACTCCACCTCTTCTGATGTGTAG